TAAAGACTGATGATAAACATGGTATTTATAGTGTCTTTCTGTTCTAATGGACACTCAACGCACACAAaaagccacattcacccaattatacaagtgctttttaaaatttcctaAGCACTTtgtcatgcacacacagtggGTTCAGTATTTTGCCCAAGGGTACCTTTACGTGCAGGGATTGAATCACTGCCCTTCCGATTGGTGATCAGCTTGTGCTACCTCCTGTTAATGTCTAGGCAAACCTTTGCTGATGCTCGGTGACTCACAAACCACAATACcttcaaaacaaaattattcctgattcagtcatttttctgtgtgtgggtTCTGTCTGCTCCTCTGTTTCTTGTGGCTCCTTTTACAGACAACTATCCTTTGGGtgaattctttttttcactttcaggtGTGGAAAGAAGACTATggtggactgttttcttggctgtgAACTTGTTGAGTGGCTTCTGCAGGTTGGTTTAGCTCAGGACCGTGGCGAGGCTGTACTCTATGGGATGCGATTACAACAGGGTGGTGTGCTCCAACACATCAAGCAGGAATACAGCTTCCAAGATAGTCCGCTGTATTATCGCTTCATGGCATAAGCTGCTTGCATCAAAGAAAAAGGTTTCTTTTAAcctaaaagaaaatcaaatcagTTCGAACAGGAAATTCCTGTACAGCAAGAGACTCAACGTACTATTACTAAATTCACCATCGTGGCACAGTGATAGCAACGAGGACCCCTGTCGGCAATGTGAGAAATGTTCAAAGTGCTGCACACTCTCATTCAAAATGTTTGTTGTCTTTACATCCAACATTTCAAGTTCATTTCTGAGACACTGAGTCACGGCTACAATGCTAAAACTTGAACACGAgccataaataaattattttaatctaaatcccaaaacgttcattctcattatcaagaaactgacctcacagccatGTTTGTCACATGTTTGCCAGTGGTGCcagtgcaaatgtactgtttatgttGGGGAAACCTGCCGTCAGCAGAcactgaagaagtcatttgtatgagtgacgaaacgtttctcccactgaaaacacaacgTCCAGATGACTTGGTATTCAAAGTGTGTCAGTGTATACTGTATGTGTCACACTGGATAAAAGGGGAATTCTAAATTTCAAGGAATGAACCTTTCAaaagtttaatgtttttgtttttacaccatAGATTTGATTTGACTTTGTTTCATGCCATTCTGTGAGTGATGAAGCACACAGAGGTGTATGTTTAAAAAGTCGCTCCTCTACTTAATCCTTTTCAATCCTAATTTCTACAAAGACacttttacatgttttgttagttttttactAAAAATCACTCACCAAATGAATAAAGGGGACAAATGATGTTATTTGATGTTATTTCTTTGGAAACCTTCACTGGATATTATTTATGAAGTTTTAACCAGAACTATAATTGTTAACATAGCAACTGCTGGCCAGTTTgattaaaaaatgtcatttttcagtCATCATATTGAAACATAATGTGGTAGCAAtatacaatgaaaatgtatatcTTCTGAGCGTGATGGGAAAACACTTTTAGGAACAGCTGCAGATCTTCTTTTCTCTCAAGGTAACAAAATATATAAGGCGCATTTTCTGTGgcaaaattttgttttattaaaccaaattttaaaaaaatgcatgcaaTTCAAAAATGCATCATCACACTTTGGCTGTATATTCATAacgtgtttaaaaacaaacttttattaCAAAAGATTTCATTCTTGCATTATGTAATGCATTTGTTATGGAACATTTCTCAtcaatgattcattaaataagagtCAAGACTTTAATGTCATGGGATTTAAGAACATTACACTCTCTTCAACTTTCTAAGCAATAGTTCTGAACAGTATCCTGTTGTTTTGCAGGTTTATTGCACAAGCATTTTTGTACTTGATTAAAACGTAAAAAGCAGAATGCCTTCTGCTAGTGTCAAAGTGTGGAACTACGTTGTGGCTCTGGCCTCATTTTTGGCTGTAAACAGAAAGCTCCCTCTGGATAGAACTTGAAAACAAGTTCACCAGAAAATCTGGGCTCTCAACACCATGTAAAAGATGTTCCTCCATCTCTTTTATCATCTCCTTCTCCAGCTGCCTCATACCTTCTGTGATCTTCCTTCCTCTGTCctacagagaaaggaaaaaacacaagttgcACACGTTCAGAAAAAAGGCCCACACaagacaaaataataattttacataAATCGCAGgcttgaattgaattaaactgcAAAACCTTGTGGGACTCAATGATGGCAGCCACCAGTTCATGTTTGACAAACAACTCGTGCTTGCGGTCAGGCTTGCTCTGGAAGCGGGGTTTCTTCTTCACAGGGTCATCTAGGCCGTAACTCGGGGAAGACGTCTCCTTTAACAGGTGAAGGTTTTTCACGAAAATGAACGGTTTGAATACAGACCTGTTGTTACAAAAGAAGAACCCAGGAGATCATCAGTAGAAATGCATTGGAAGAGTGCTTTAAGCGCTAAAATAACATTAAGTACTATACCTTTCAGGATCTGGAGTTGCTGTAAAATAGTGAACCCCTGGCAGATCGGGATCCGTGGGTATCACAGAGACCATACTTCCTGTGGTCATGAACATGCCTTCCATGTTGATGCCACTATCTTTATCCCTCAGGATATCCATCATTGTCTCTGCTGTGATATGACCTTCAGTAAATAAAATCACACCAGTGGTGCAGATTATGTAACCTTTGTCCTCCTGTGACCCCAATTTTTCTGAGTGTGTTCATTGACTAACCGTTGCTCTTTTCCAACAACTTCTTCCCCTCACAGTATCGGCTCCCAGAGGCTTCTATTCTGGCTGTAGTCATAAAGGAGTAGACCGTGGCAAAGTTGAACTCACTCTTCCCATCCCACCAGCCCTTACTTTGGGCATACGCCCTCATTTCAGGATGCTCCTTGTCTATCTTAATGGTGATGCCATACTGGTTTGAGATGTTGCGATATCCACCTGTAGAAGAGGAAAACATGAGCAGTCACTAAAATTAGATCTATTTTACTCTAACTTTCCTTTACtgaggtaaaaaaacaacaaaaaacaaacaaacaaaaacaacaacaaccgtCCTTTAAATGTTAGAAAGTATTCTGAATAGGACAGCCAGCACTCTCTGGTGGTCAGAATGTGTAAGTACATCTAGGACAGGTTTTGGTCTTGTTAAATCTCAAACACACCTCTTTCTTTCCAGATATACTGAAATTAAAAGCTGAGACTTTGCCCTTTAATGTAGTAACCACTATTTTATTCCAAAGGACATAAAATGTGTgtaatttttgtatttgttctaATGCCACGTATAGACTAATGTATCTAATCTACTTAAATTATCAGTGTAAATATCCAACTAATGTGCATTTTGTTATGAGGCTCACCTCTTGAGTCCTGCAAAATTTGCAGACTGCAGAGTAGTGAGCGATTCAGtccttttgtgctttttatgcCTTTTAATACCCATAAATGTGCACacactgaaaatatttattcatcttCTCTTCTGAATTTAACAGCTCCCATCCATTATTCTTTTTACTACTACTTATCACAAACATTATATAAAAGTTACTGGTCTATTTAGGATGTCTACTTTCCCAGAGTATTCCCTGAATTGGCCAAAGAAGTCTTATGTTCAGAGTGAACTTTTTCTTTCCAATTACCTTCGACTCTTTCTGCTGCCCAGTACTTTCCTGACGTTTCCAGGAGCCATGCTTCCTTCCTGTCTGAGATGAGGAAGCTGTTGTGGTAGGTGAAGCTACTTTCATCCTCCATGCACGATCCTCCCTGACCGTACTTCTCCAGCAGCTCGGTGATAACGGTCACTGCGTTCTCAGCTGTATCAGCTCTCTCAAGTCCAAGCCTGTGAAATTgacaaacaaaattttaaacggAGACCATGCCATGTCTTTTGCACATCAGGATACATTAAGCTAAGTATATAGATACTTT
This genomic window from Astatotilapia calliptera chromosome 16, fAstCal1.2, whole genome shotgun sequence contains:
- the scrn3 gene encoding secernin-3 isoform X2 codes for the protein MRPSSCDTFVALPPSTEGQRIIFGKNSDRPCDEVQEVVYFPATDYAAGEKVECTYIEIEQVAHTYAVVLSRPAWLWGAEMGANEHQVCIGNEAVWGRQSADGEEALLGMDLVRLGLERADTAENAVTVITELLEKYGQGGSCMEDESSFTYHNSFLISDRKEAWLLETSGKYWAAERVEGGYRNISNQYGITIKIDKEHPEMRAYAQSKGWWDGKSEFNFATVYSFMTTARIEASGSRYCEGKKLLEKSNGHITAETMMDILRDKDSGINMEGMFMTTGSMVSVIPTDPDLPGVHYFTATPDPERSVFKPFIFVKNLHLLKETSSPSYGLDDPVKKKPRFQSKPDRKHELFVKHELVAAIIESHKDRGRKITEGMRQLEKEMIKEMEEHLLHGVESPDFLVNLFSSSIQRELSVYSQK
- the scrn3 gene encoding secernin-3 isoform X1; translation: MVTTLDSFGINMRPSSCDTFVALPPSTEGQRIIFGKNSDRPCDEVQEVVYFPATDYAAGEKVECTYIEIEQVAHTYAVVLSRPAWLWGAEMGANEHQVCIGNEAVWGRQSADGEEALLGMDLVRLGLERADTAENAVTVITELLEKYGQGGSCMEDESSFTYHNSFLISDRKEAWLLETSGKYWAAERVEGGYRNISNQYGITIKIDKEHPEMRAYAQSKGWWDGKSEFNFATVYSFMTTARIEASGSRYCEGKKLLEKSNGHITAETMMDILRDKDSGINMEGMFMTTGSMVSVIPTDPDLPGVHYFTATPDPERSVFKPFIFVKNLHLLKETSSPSYGLDDPVKKKPRFQSKPDRKHELFVKHELVAAIIESHKDRGRKITEGMRQLEKEMIKEMEEHLLHGVESPDFLVNLFSSSIQRELSVYSQK